The Pungitius pungitius chromosome 21, fPunPun2.1, whole genome shotgun sequence genome includes the window gccGTGACGCGGCTCTGGTGAGTGAGTGACGTTCAGCTCGGCGTCGGCCCGATGTTTGAAAGGACGACATAGTTCCTGCACAAAGCCACACTTCATTTACACCACGGAGGGGACTTCGTACCTACCGACAGTCACAGTTTAGTTACACTTGCACTGCAGTGGCGGCCTGAGGGATGGGATGGAGAATGAGTGTTAATCACAGGGAGGAGGAAGCAATGGAGAGGGAGGACACAGGGGAgcagggaggaaggaagtgCTGGCTGTTATTCCTGGAACGACCCCGTACTGTATCGTTCTCACGCGGGATCAATTGCCCCCTGAAAGACGGCGCGACCTCCTCCTTCCCAATATCAGACATATTGATCTCCTCATGACACAAGGTGTCCAtgcagtatataaatatatatatatatatatatatatatatatatatatatatatatatataatgtcttTTGGGGGAAACTAGTTGACATACAACTGTAACCTGAATCCTTTTGTATGCGGGTCAGATTGTCTACTTCTTATACGTAAACGTAcagttatcaaaaaaaaaaatcttttgtaaGAGGGGAGTCAAAATCTGACGTGAAGAATATTTGCAGATGGTTGTGAGGAGGCAACAATGTATGGAGCACGCTAGTGTTGTTTGGCAAGTTTTACGTGGCGGCTTCAACCACACGTTTCACCACAAAAGCTGTGGTTTGAATTTGgagtttttctattttatttagttttagcCAATTGACACAATAGCTGTCTACAACAGAAATGTTCTGGAATGAATCACTTTGCCGGAGCCAAAAAACACTCAGTCGTGTTGTGATGGCCACTTGGTGAATattgtcaaaaaaaacaaagtgcatcAATAAGGAGTGGTTTGGGATGGTGATGCCCAGCAGATGGACCCTGCTTACTGGTAATTACtccttctttatttttcatatttggaGTTGAATGGAGTAATGAttaatgaggttttttttttgtcaaataagtTCTTTCTTTTCCTAAACCAGTGGGATTTGTGACAGCTTTTTGTTAATTAATTCCTTTTATCATTTCAATCCATATAGACGGATGGGAAACCTCAAAGGAGAACACGGTAAGGAACATAAGGGAACCAGAACATCAAACAGCAAATCACAACTGTACAAAACCCAAGGACTTAAAAccaaaatctttaaaataaaatacacacaaaacccaaacaaacataatacaaaaatacacactTAGACAAAAGTAATAAGAAAAGAGGTACACAACATGTTAAAAACACAGGACCTCAATAAAGGACCAAACCCCAAgacatcaaatgaaataaaacccaaGGGGAGGAACTGGAGGGAGGGAAGGCTGAGCGGGACggagagaagagacagaagcCCCTGAAGAAGGTCCTCAGATTGACCGTTTGACCTCGGCGAGACGTACGGCTGCTTCAGGAGGTCAAACGGCCAACggttaaagaaaaggaaaacgcacaaggaaataaaaaacacctttGCAGAGACATCTTACGCAGGTTCCgataaataaatcacaacagaaGCACAGGGTAAGGAGTTTAAACACAGCGTGAGAATCcctctttaaaaacaacaaggagaagaagaacgtgACATCAACTgccttttggtttggtttggtttcgtCCCCTaaatcacagattgttgttgtttattatgaCGACCAAAGACAGGGGGTGTGGTCTTGCTTACATGTAAACAACAAGCTAGAGCAAGAAAATCAGGTCCCAGAGATGGAAAAGAGGTCAAATGTCACCGATATTTACTGAGAGCACTGAAGGCTCATCGTCTTAAATATTCTCGAATAAAGACATTTCTTCGATGGGCTCCCGATTGGCTTTTAAAGAGGGATTGTTGTCGGACGAATATTGCAGCTCACACATCAGAACCAGGACCTGTGAGTGGAGGGCTTGGAGAGCTTGCTTACCTTGGGCAACGTGTAGCCACTTTTCAATCACATCTGTCTGTCTTTAGGTTTCTATCCAGGCCTCCACAGCACAAATACAAAAGGTCCCCCACTTTGGACTAGGCTAGGCACCGGGGAGTAGTACTTCAGATCCACCACACGCTCACAGGGCTTTGGTAAAGAAGCTCGGTGATTTGTTACCACCCGGGTCATTGACGGTTGCAAATAGGAACTTGTTTTCAGCGTGGCGTGTTTCTAGAGGTGCTAACCCTTGACCTCGGTGGTGCTCCGGTGACCCCCAGGGACCTTCGGCCTCAGAAAGACGATGTCACACTTTGCAACAGCGTGAAACCATCACGGCTGCACAATGGGTTTGAAACATCAAATCTGGCAAATGTACACGTACCTGCGGCCACCTTTGAGCCTGAACGTATTATATAGAAGGATAAAGTGCCGTTGAGTATTTGTCCAAACAGTACCACATGTACAtatattgccttttttttattaataaaaaaaggcaaagctctGTGTAAATTGCAGCGAGTGCTTGTGTTTGCCGAGGCGGGGGTCCGTGGGGTAAAAGAGCAACACGAAGGAACACAgtagaagggggaaaaaaatgaaaattaagccacgacaacaacaacaacaacaacgacgacgaggacgacaaCAACACACGACACAACACTCTGCATCGAGGAGGACAGAGACGCAGAGTGTATAACACGtaagaatgaaaaaaagcccACATACACACGCGTGATATGACACAACCTGAAGAGagagacgacaacaacaacaacaacaacaacacagaggcCCATCAGACAACAGCGTGAGCCGCCGATCCTGCTCAATCTTCTGCAGTGTTAACCTTTTATTAGTTATTGACACAGCACACGACAACGGGCTTTGTTTTCACCTGAGCCGCTggatgtgtgtgcacgtgcacacacgtgcacacacgtcCCGCGCGGACGCACTCGTGACTGAATACAGGTTGTACGCTTCGTTTTCTCACAGGATCGCAGAGCGATCCCGTTTTCTTTCTAattctgtcttcttttttttcttaacacATTGTGCAttgttgtggggtttttttaagCTGAATTCACGATGTGTTGATATCGTGCCGAGGTTTCGGTTTCACTGGATGAAACACCTCACGAATGAGAACCTCACCCTAAAATGCCGCCCCGATTCTTGACGTTCGGACTGACCAACCTCGGCTCAACTGGCGGCACTCTGACCCCCCGAGCTGTGACCTGAAGTCatgcatagtgtgtgtgtgtgtgtgtgtgtgtgtgaggctacATCTGCGTTCACATACAGTTTGTGCAAAAACATGCTGCGTGACGCAGAGCCGGATCAGAACTCTCCTCTACGTTCTCGGGTCAAAAGTTGACCAGGTCAACGCGGCTGCGCTAATTCTTTAaactcattttctttctctttttgctcAGCGTTACCTTCTGGTCTACGGTTTGatccaggaggaggtggagtttGCATTGAGGTCCTGCTGTAACAGAGACCCTTCCATCTTATACCAGTCCTCCGTCAGAGGGGAGTCGGGGCTGGGGGCCGCGGCCTCTACTTGGTGGTTTGGAGCGTTTGGGGGGAGTGTGCACAAGTGTTTTTGGTGGCGGTCGGATTGCGGTGGTAAGAGTAAGAACAAGGTGTTGGGTTATGGTGAGGAGGAAGGTGATGCACATGGGGGGAGGGAAGGTGTgcgtgtgggagggggggtgggggggggggtttacagtAGCAGCACAATGGAAAAGAAGAAGGGGCGAGGAGGGCGTGGGTTTAAGGGTGGGGCAAGGCAGGGGAAACATGCAGCAGGTGAGGGCAGGGAAGGGAGcagggaggttggggggggaggtgggggggatcaaaaagaaaatgtaaggcaggagagagagagagagagacagagggggagaaacAGAAGTGACAAGAAGAAAATTAATGCATGGTCAACTGTTAGAgtccagaggacagagggaggaagagatcGTTAATGAGCATGAATGAGCAAGAGCTATGgatacttacacacacacacacacacacacacacacacacacacaccatggaaATAAAGAGAGACAAGAGAAGTAGAGggacagaaaggaagaaaatagaATATCAAGCCGAGATGGAAACACAGACAATATGAAGGTGAAACAGTAGAAGCAGAGCAGAAGAggcttgtgtatgtgttttgactgcatgactgtgtgtgtgtgtgtgtgtgagattggaGCTGTTGATCCATCCAAAGTTCATTTGTGCTCTTCCATCCACCCTGTCTTCcctaaatgtttcactgtaacgctgtagtgtgtgcgtgcgtgtgtgtgcttctgtgtgcgtgtgtgtgtgtgtgtgtgtgtgtgtgtgtgtgtgcatgtgtgtgtgcgccgcccGGCGTCTTGCTGTGTGGGTCTGTCTGCGTCAGATGCGCATGTTTTTGTTGTCCGTATCCCGGCGTGAAACGTACCTTTCCGAACATTCCCATCTGTGGCGCGGAATTCCCTGGTGTTGAGCAGGAAGCAGGCGCGGTCCTGCTGGTAGCGCTCCCGGGTGGGCCCCCGCCCGATGGGGCTCCTCTCGTCCGGGCTCAGCACCTGGTCGATGGTGGGACAGTCCTCGTTAGCCAGCGCGGCCGACGCTGCGTCGCCGTTCTGCTTGGAATCTGGCGGGCAGAGAGGGCGGAGCCACACACGGGAGAGAAATACAAGATTTACAAGCAATTTGTAGGAGAAATGTTGAGGTTACGCATTCTAAATgcacatgttgtgttttcttgcTATATAAAATTCAAATATGCACAAATttaccaaatgtgtgtgtgtgtgtggggagataTGACCAGTAGGTCTGAACGTTGGTAAACCATCAACGTTGTTTGGGGACTGCGGCGCTCCACCACGCGTTCACGTCATCATGATAAAAATGGGTTACATAACGTTTCTGGTGATTCTGCAGAACCCGCCTCGGAGCCAGCCGTCGAGATGTTGACTAACACAGAGCCGATCTACCGACGCAAACCAACAGGAAACCCTTTCAGTCTGGCAGGAGGCCAAGCAGACGAGATGTAGTAAAAACCAATATTTTCCGTCTCGCTGATGACTCAGGCAGTAAAATAATGCATCCAAGGTGCATTATTGTTGCATGTGACTGACGCCTAATGCTGCAGCATGCAAAGAGCGAGCAAAGAGCCAAATTACCCCTGATTTTACTGCTAATGCTGCAGGGAAAATATGTGCAGTCAGCCCAAACTGGGGTGCATTAAGCTGTTTTAATGGATAATTGAGTTCATTTTCCTTCCATACTGTTTCTTCTTCACAGACAGATGGGTGCCTGAAGGCAATCGTGGACCTACGAGTTGATCATAAATAAATTACAGACACAGTAAGTTCTGATGGGCCAGTGGTTtttcagaggagggggggagggggggggggttgagaatcAACTATGCATCACTTCTGGTTGGGCTCCCACTCCTTTCTTTGGCCTCTCTACTGGACCCCTGATGTCATCCCTGTGTTTGCTTAAATCTGCAATTATTAAACTGTCATTTTTATAGATTTGCTGACAAAATAAAGACACgtaacttgaaaaaaaaataattaaaatctcTGACCTCTGTTGATCTCTATAATTTCTTCTTGGGCCAGTGGACAGTCTCCCGCAAGGCCTCCGGGCCCTATCACTCCACCAAGGACATTTCCCAAGAGCCTTTGCGGCGATGCAGTGGCCATGGCCAGGGCGTCGGGCTTGCAGTAGTTGGGCGAGCCCGGCTGCGGCGCCCTGgggatgtgtttgtttttctttttgggcaGCTTTTGTTTGGCCATGGCCAGAGAGTAGTACATGCCGAAGTTGTTGACGATCACCGGCACGGGCATGGCGATGGTCAGCACGCCGGCCAGGGCGCACAGAGCGCCCACCAGCATGCCCGACCACGTCTCCGGGTACATGTCCCCGTAGCCCAGCGTGGTCATGGTCACGACGGCCCACCAGAACCCGATGGGAATGTTCTTGAAGTTGGTGTGGGCGCTGGCCGTGGGGTCGTCCGGGTCGGCGCCGATTCGCTCGGCGTAGTAGATCATGGTGGCGAAGATGAGCACGCCGAGGGCCAAGAAGATGATGAGCAGGAGGAACTCGTTGGTGCTGGCGCGCAGGGTGTGGCCCAGGACGCGCAGGCCCACGAAGTGGCGCGTCAGCTTGAAGATGCGCAGGATGCGTACGAAGCGGACCACGCGCAGGAACCCCAGGACGTCCTTGGCGGCCTTGGAGGACAGCCCGCTCAGGCCCACCTCCAGATAGAAGGGCAGGATGGCGACGAAGTCGATGATGTTCAGGCTGCTTTTGAAGAACTCCAGCTTGTCCGGGCAGAAGGTGACGCGCAGCAGGACCTCGATGGTGAACCAGATGACGCAGACGCCCTCCACGTAAGTCAGCCAGCTGTCGGTCACCACCTCGTACACGATCTCCTCGCGGGTCGTGTTGCCCACCGTGACGTTCTCCGTCTTGTTGAGGATGGTGTTGAAGGCCTCGTGCGTCTCCATGCAGaaggtggagatggagatgaggatgaagaagagggagccGAACGCCACGTactgaggagagaggaagaggaatagAAAGCGGGGAGGAAACGCAAAAGTGAGGAGACGGTCGCGGATCAAAACAATTCTGCAAGGTaaagagaagatgaaaaaaatagaaaaaaagctcaaaacaacagcagaggaaaaacaactgaAGTGTTTGTTTATCTCATCTGTGAACTAAACACAAGTAAAACTACTACTGACTGCTCGtcactcttctttttctttctcttaagTGATAAAACACGTTGTGTTCAAAGTCGAGGTGTAATCGTATAATTGGGTCTGACCGTCATCAATGGTTGTGATGAACGATGGGGACACAAAATAGATCTCCCAGCATCATGTGTGAAATAATCAATAATACTAAAAAGATCATGTTCAGTTAATCACATCATACAGTATGTATTTACATGtacaataatattttatttgattaaatacatAGTAGATCAAGACgaattaaataaagagcacaaaaAAGTCCAAGCATACATTTACAACAAGCAGTtgacttattattattagggccgggactcgattaaaaatattaatctaattaattagaggctttgtaattaattaatcgaaattaatcgcattttaattgcataaatatttgacctgagaacagtgagaagtaatttttttcacatggatttttatttttgttcaaccacgtggacttagttaccctggtccttaaaccagtcatctggtgcagtgtgggttgggtgtgggtccttgtactcggagtcggagTCGggcagtgacactgtgaatcatcgtgagttctggtgtctctagtggaatcaaagctgaccttcctgatccacatttgggatttgattctctctcctcaaggtgctgtgtgtcaaacgtgtttatttcttctgggatttattctccactcagctgaggaggaccctcagactggtttagctccataggggagtcggtatggatcctctcaattcacacgcaggcatcagcacacatgtcgaaaaatggatcacagcataaaactagtgaaatcaactagggctttattagaaatgccattatatgactttacttgacctgcaattctattataacggtatggaacggttgtggattccagcctgagaatctatgagaattgaggttggattcaaaagcatcaacaggtgtgtggtggaacagtgcagggagatagcaggaaggctgaagtgtggaggatcctcagttcaaacctgctctctcagaaggagggtttggttgcagtcagttttgaggtttagtaaacaatcccaaggtctaatatgagaaacggacacaatgaggcatgtgcttgaatagcacaagggaacaattgaagggctgcaggctccaacctgctgtctgaggttgtgggttcatgccccttcatgcagacatcacttctgctttgaaagagatTTGAGGTTTAAATATGAGAAACAAAATTTCaattggtgcatggtgaggtagtgcagcacaagagctgaggagctactgtccttactctataggttgtgggtttaagcccagtcttgggtttgagcctttggctttacttcaagTTTGAGTAggaatctcaaggttaaatacaacaaacaaagggttggttagtgtgtggtgaagtagcacagcggaagagctgctcaCATAagtccctgcactgcacttgaaggttgtgggttcaagcccagatgtggaaatagcatttaaaaagagttttgaggtttagctcacatgctcaaggttaaatacaacaaacaaaggtttggttagtgtgtggtgaagtagcacagtggaagagctgctgccacaagcttGCACTGCACTTCAAGGatgtgggtttgagcctttggctttacttcaggtttgagtagcaatctccaggttaaatacaacaaacaaagagttggttagtgtgtggtgaattagcacagcggaagagctgctgccacaagcctgcactgcatttgaaggttgtgggttcaagcccagtcttgggtttgcgcctttggctttacttcaggtttgagtagcaatctcaaggttaaatacaacaaacaaaggattggttagtgtgtggtgaattagcacagcggaagagctgctgccacaagcctgcactgcattataaggttgtgggttcaagcccagtcttgggcttgcgcctttggctttacttcaggtttgagtagcaatctcaaggttaaatacaacaaacaaagggttggttagtgtgtggtgaagtagcacagcggaagagctgctgacataagcctgcactgcatttgaaggttttgggtttgagcctttggctttacttcaggtttgagtagcaatctcaaggttaaatacaacaaacaaagggttagttagtgtgtggtgaagtagcacagtggaagagctgctgatataagcccctgcactgcaactgaaggttgtgggttcaagcccagatgtggaaatagcatttaaaaagagttttgaggtttagttcacatgctcaaggttaaatacaaccaacaaagggttggttagtgtgtggtgaagtagcacagtggaagagctgctgacataagcccctgcactgcacttgaaggttgatggttcaagcccagatgtcaAAATAGCATTTAAgatatttttaaagtttaactcacatgctcaaggttaaataggagaatcaaagttgccaaaatgtgaccaggactggtagtgtaggggtgcaagctagagcccagaagcctctgtgcgcaccgccagtgggttcaaatcccgctcgtgccaagtcttgagcacactgccgcggaggtagtagtgggggcattgtccccacggttgtttcagagaagtgaaccctaggggttatgcagaaacacacggcgcgttcacttgagttatgatggaagaatcttttgctgacgaattgaatttgatgttaattgctttgctttagcctttagcacttattagccatgctacgtagccaccagaggtgggaacaagtcactgttaggcaagtcacaagcaagtctcaagtcattgccctcgcgtcccgagtcgagtcaaagacgaagcaagtcccaagtcgagtcacaagtcacagccaacaagtctcaagtcgagtcacaagtcataccattttagtttcgagttatgatggcatcgtcaagaatgatgaagaatcttttgctgacgaattgaatttgatgttaattgctttgctttagccttttagcacttattagccatgctacgtagcctatagggttccacctttttgacgggagagaagtaaagatgagcagatgtgtctcattcagtggtcccactgacatgaaacttattacagcctctgagggcatttttcaagacaatcccatgtttgtctacttcagggcatcctgtggacaaccttaaactgacagtctggcacggggtgtagatttgtttaccctttttagtgcatccaccctccaattctctgttacattcaaattcaactcactgtgcctttaccaatgcaggaaggatgaatagcatggttgatctccaagatgcaccaatccgtctctggggcaaaatcccattatgattttttctaaatgtcagttacccaaaactaaaaaaggatttaggaagagccaccatgtcccttgagggttgaacccagataaggtttaaagtacagaaatttggggcatttggcattagtgacagggatgtgtaggttgctccatctaagatcattccagtcatgtcatgggaaaaaaaatattgtgaaaaaagtcaaaatatgtagggtcaaaaaatgtcacagaaaagattttttttaaataggtaaaaaattattataaaaaaataaatctaaggtgtatatatatatatataatataatatatattattagggccgggactcaattaaaaatattaatctaattagaggctttgtaattaattaatcaaattattcacattttaattgcataaatatttgacctgagaacagtgagaagagattgttcaaccaattccagcagacaagtgtagaaatagcatatttagaaatatagtactttcagaaattcaggtagcctatagctaagtagaccttctgtaaactaggtttttttaagtagaccaatactttcaaatacattcagaacattgtttattttttcagacgtggacttagttaccctggtccttaaaccagttagctggtgcagtgtgggttgggtgtgggtccttgtactcggagtcgggctaacgtccacgctagctgctaattgttttgcgtt containing:
- the LOC119212610 gene encoding potassium voltage-gated channel subfamily C member 1 isoform X6; the encoded protein is MLSSVCVSSFKGRKGGNKSSNKACYSADMTCPSESEKIVINCGGVRHETYRSTLKTLPGTRLSWLTEADAFNNFDYDPKLDEFFFDRHPSVFSFILNYYRTGKLHCPNDVCGPLFEEELAFWGIDETDVEACCWMNYRQHRDAEEALDSFENPEPGEPDDEPALGGADGDLKRLCMQEDARKAGWWKTWQPRIWALFEDPYSSKYARYVAFGSLFFILISISTFCMETHEAFNTILNKTENVTVGNTTREEIVYEVVTDSWLTYVEGVCVIWFTIEVLLRVTFCPDKLEFFKSSLNIIDFVAILPFYLEVGLSGLSSKAAKDVLGFLRVVRFVRILRIFKLTRHFVGLRVLGHTLRASTNEFLLLIIFLALGVLIFATMIYYAERIGADPDDPTASAHTNFKNIPIGFWWAVVTMTTLGYGDMYPETWSGMLVGALCALAGVLTIAMPVPVIVNNFGMYYSLAMAKQKLPKKKNKHIPRAPQPGSPNYCKPDALAMATASPQRLLGNVLGGVIGPGGLAGDCPLAQEEIIEINRDSKQNGDAASAALANEDCPTIDQVLSPDERSPIGRGPTRERYQQDRACFLLNTREFRATDGNVRKVLSF
- the LOC119212610 gene encoding potassium voltage-gated channel subfamily C member 1 isoform X2, encoding MLSSVCVSSFKGRKGGNKSSNKACYSADMTCPSESEKIVINCGGVRHETYRSTLKTLPGTRLSWLTEADAFNNFDYDPKLDEFFFDRHPSVFSFILNYYRTGKLHCPNDVCGPLFEEELAFWGIDETDVEACCWMNYRQHRDAEEALDSFENPEPGEPDDEPALGGADGDLKRLCMQEDARKAGWWKTWQPRIWALFEDPYSSKYARYVAFGSLFFILISISTFCMETHEAFNTILNKTENVTVGNTTREEIVYEVVTDSWLTYVEGVCVIWFTIEVLLRVTFCPDKLEFFKSSLNIIDFVAILPFYLEVGLSGLSSKAAKDVLGFLRVVRFVRILRIFKLTRHFVGLRVLGHTLRASTNEFLLLIIFLALGVLIFATMIYYAERIGADPDDPTASAHTNFKNIPIGFWWAVVTMTTLGYGDMYPETWSGMLVGALCALAGVLTIAMPVPVIVNNFGMYYSLAMAKQKLPKKKNKHIPRAPQPGSPNYCKPDALAMATASPQRLLGNVLGGVIGPGGLAGDCPLAQEEIIEINRDSKQNGDAASAALANEDCPTIDQVLSPDERSPIGRGPTRERYQQDRACFLLNTREFRATDGNVRKGCVISRVSTGYEKSHSLNNISGSSGSSLRLAPIISPPFETYEAPGPLRRCRSPIPSIL
- the LOC119212610 gene encoding potassium voltage-gated channel subfamily C member 1 isoform X1, with the protein product MLSSVCVSSFKGRKGGNKSSNKACYSADMTCPSESEKIVINCGGVRHETYRSTLKTLPGTRLSWLTEADAFNNFDYDPKLDEFFFDRHPSVFSFILNYYRTGKLHCPNDVCGPLFEEELAFWGIDETDVEACCWMNYRQHRDAEEALDSFENPEPGEPDDEPALGGADGDLKRLCMQEDARKAGWWKTWQPRIWALFEDPYSSKYARYVAFGSLFFILISISTFCMETHEAFNTILNKTENVTVGNTTREEIVYEVVTDSWLTYVEGVCVIWFTIEVLLRVTFCPDKLEFFKSSLNIIDFVAILPFYLEVGLSGLSSKAAKDVLGFLRVVRFVRILRIFKLTRHFVGLRVLGHTLRASTNEFLLLIIFLALGVLIFATMIYYAERIGADPDDPTASAHTNFKNIPIGFWWAVVTMTTLGYGDMYPETWSGMLVGALCALAGVLTIAMPVPVIVNNFGMYYSLAMAKQKLPKKKNKHIPRAPQPGSPNYCKPDALAMATASPQRLLGNVLGGVIGPGGLAGDCPLAQEEIIEINRDSKQNGDAASAALANEDCPTIDQVLSPDERSPIGRGPTRERYQQDRACFLLNTREFRATDGNVRKGCVISRVCMWAFFHSYVLYTLRLCPPRCRVLCRVLLSSSSSLLLLLLSWLNFHFFPPSTVFLRVALLPHGPPPRQTQALAAIYTELCLFLLIKKRQYMYMWYCLDKYSTALYPSI
- the LOC119212610 gene encoding potassium voltage-gated channel subfamily C member 1 isoform X4 gives rise to the protein MLSSVCVSSFKGRKGGNKSSNKACYSADMTCPSESEKIVINCGGVRHETYRSTLKTLPGTRLSWLTEADAFNNFDYDPKLDEFFFDRHPSVFSFILNYYRTGKLHCPNDVCGPLFEEELAFWGIDETDVEACCWMNYRQHRDAEEALDSFENPEPGEPDDEPALGGADGDLKRLCMQEDARKAGWWKTWQPRIWALFEDPYSSKYARYVAFGSLFFILISISTFCMETHEAFNTILNKTENVTVGNTTREEIVYEVVTDSWLTYVEGVCVIWFTIEVLLRVTFCPDKLEFFKSSLNIIDFVAILPFYLEVGLSGLSSKAAKDVLGFLRVVRFVRILRIFKLTRHFVGLRVLGHTLRASTNEFLLLIIFLALGVLIFATMIYYAERIGADPDDPTASAHTNFKNIPIGFWWAVVTMTTLGYGDMYPETWSGMLVGALCALAGVLTIAMPVPVIVNNFGMYYSLAMAKQKLPKKKNKHIPRAPQPGSPNYCKPDALAMATASPQRLLGNVLGGVIGPGGLAGDCPLAQEEIIEINRDSKQNGDAASAALANEDCPTIDQVLSPDERSPIGRGPTRERYQQDRACFLLNTREFRATDGNVRKVEAAAPSPDSPLTEDWYKMEGSLLQQDLNANSTSSWIKP
- the LOC119212610 gene encoding potassium voltage-gated channel subfamily C member 1 isoform X5 is translated as MLSSVCVSSFKGRKGGNKSSNKACYSADMTCPSESEKIVINCGGVRHETYRSTLKTLPGTRLSWLTEADAFNNFDYDPKLDEFFFDRHPSVFSFILNYYRTGKLHCPNDVCGPLFEEELAFWGIDETDVEACCWMNYRQHRDAEEALDSFENPEPGEPDDEPALGGADGDLKRLCMQEDARKAGWWKTWQPRIWALFEDPYSSKYARYVAFGSLFFILISISTFCMETHEAFNTILNKTENVTVGNTTREEIVYEVVTDSWLTYVEGVCVIWFTIEVLLRVTFCPDKLEFFKSSLNIIDFVAILPFYLEVGLSGLSSKAAKDVLGFLRVVRFVRILRIFKLTRHFVGLRVLGHTLRASTNEFLLLIIFLALGVLIFATMIYYAERIGADPDDPTASAHTNFKNIPIGFWWAVVTMTTLGYGDMYPETWSGMLVGALCALAGVLTIAMPVPVIVNNFGMYYSLAMAKQKLPKKKNKHIPRAPQPGSPNYCKPDALAMATASPQRLLGNVLGGVIGPGGLAGDCPLAQEEIIEINRDSKQNGDAASAALANEDCPTIDQVLSPDERSPIGRGPTRERYQQDRACFLLNTREFRATDGNVRKEAAAPSPDSPLTEDWYKMEGSLLQQDLNANSTSSWIKP
- the LOC119212610 gene encoding potassium voltage-gated channel subfamily C member 1 isoform X3; amino-acid sequence: MLSSVCVSSFKGRKGGNKSSNKACYSADMTCPSESEKIVINCGGVRHETYRSTLKTLPGTRLSWLTEADAFNNFDYDPKLDEFFFDRHPSVFSFILNYYRTGKLHCPNDVCGPLFEEELAFWGIDETDVEACCWMNYRQHRDAEEALDSFENPEPGEPDDEPALGGADGDLKRLCMQEDARKAGWWKTWQPRIWALFEDPYSSKYARYVAFGSLFFILISISTFCMETHEAFNTILNKTENVTVGNTTREEIVYEVVTDSWLTYVEGVCVIWFTIEVLLRVTFCPDKLEFFKSSLNIIDFVAILPFYLEVGLSGLSSKAAKDVLGFLRVVRFVRILRIFKLTRHFVGLRVLGHTLRASTNEFLLLIIFLALGVLIFATMIYYAERIGADPDDPTASAHTNFKNIPIGFWWAVVTMTTLGYGDMYPETWSGMLVGALCALAGVLTIAMPVPVIVNNFGMYYSLAMAKQKLPKKKNKHIPRAPQPGSPNYCKPDALAMATASPQRLLGNVLGGVIGPGGLAGDCPLAQEEIIEINRDSKQNGDAASAALANEDCPTIDQVLSPDERSPIGRGPTRERYQQDRACFLLNTREFRATDGNVRKATGYEKSHSLNNISGSSGSSLRLAPIISPPFETYEAPGPLRRCRSPIPSIL